From one Oceanivirga salmonicida genomic stretch:
- a CDS encoding TRM11 family SAM-dependent methyltransferase, giving the protein MNKKIKKWEPDDFELEMNTVWSFPNRGNWATHDAKWRGNWSPYIPRNLILRYSKEEDMVLDQFAGGGTTLVEAKLLNRNVIGVDINEVSLSRCKEKIDFEYKNSGKVYIKKGDARNLKFIKNETIDLICTHPPYANIIQYSDSIKEDLSQLKVPEFLEEMKLVAKECYRVLKKDKFCAILMGDTRQKGHVIPMSFEVMKIFESVGFKTKEIIIKEQHNCKATGFWKTNSIKYNFLLLAHEYLFVFKK; this is encoded by the coding sequence GTGAATAAAAAAATAAAAAAATGGGAGCCTGATGATTTTGAATTAGAAATGAATACAGTTTGGAGTTTTCCAAATAGAGGTAATTGGGCAACACATGATGCAAAGTGGCGAGGTAATTGGTCTCCATATATACCAAGAAATTTAATATTAAGATATTCAAAAGAAGAAGATATGGTACTTGATCAATTTGCAGGAGGAGGAACTACATTAGTAGAAGCTAAATTACTTAATAGAAATGTTATAGGTGTAGATATAAATGAAGTATCACTTAGTAGGTGTAAAGAAAAAATAGATTTTGAGTATAAGAATTCTGGTAAAGTATATATAAAAAAAGGTGATGCAAGAAATTTGAAATTTATAAAAAATGAAACAATAGATTTAATATGTACTCATCCACCATATGCAAATATTATACAATATAGTGATTCTATTAAAGAAGATTTATCACAGTTAAAAGTACCTGAATTTTTAGAAGAAATGAAATTAGTTGCAAAAGAGTGTTACAGAGTATTAAAAAAAGATAAATTTTGTGCCATACTTATGGGAGATACAAGACAAAAAGGTCATGTGATACCAATGAGTTTTGAAGTGATGAAAATTTTTGAATCAGTAGGTTTTAAAACAAAAGAAATAATAATAAAAGAACAACATAATTGTAAAGCAACTGGTTTTTGGAAGACTAATAGTATAAAATACAATTTTTTATTATTAGCACATGAGTATTTATTTGTATTTAAGAAATAA
- a CDS encoding type II restriction endonuclease: MERIFEEWLSSFRKSIASYSYYTDFEKVYKNVEDIKIELNILNSLIGSKDIENEFINLISKYPETLKCIPVLLAVRANEIYAVDIDGEFTYSFKKLNYTPEQYAIFMRKTGLFGLLENHIVNNLYDYVTGVETGLGSNGRKNRGGHLMEDLVEGFIIKAGFKKNENYFKEMYINEIEAKWNVDLFEISNQGKMEKRFDYVIKTNKMIYLIETNFYASSGSKLNETSRSYKTIAKEVDKIEGVTFVWFTDGEGCKSAKRNLEETFDIMKHVYNIKDLENGIINKVVV; the protein is encoded by the coding sequence ATGGAAAGAATATTTGAAGAATGGTTAAGTAGCTTTAGAAAAAGTATAGCATCATATAGTTATTATACTGATTTTGAAAAAGTATATAAAAATGTTGAGGATATAAAAATTGAATTAAATATTCTTAATTCATTAATAGGTTCAAAAGATATTGAAAATGAATTTATAAATTTAATAAGTAAATACCCTGAAACATTAAAATGTATACCAGTATTACTTGCAGTTAGAGCAAATGAAATTTATGCAGTAGATATTGATGGAGAATTTACATATTCATTTAAAAAATTAAATTATACACCTGAACAATATGCGATATTTATGAGAAAAACTGGATTATTTGGTTTACTTGAAAACCATATTGTTAATAATCTATATGATTATGTTACAGGAGTTGAAACTGGATTAGGTTCAAATGGTAGAAAAAATCGTGGTGGTCATTTAATGGAAGATTTGGTTGAAGGTTTTATAATTAAAGCTGGATTTAAGAAAAATGAAAATTATTTTAAAGAAATGTATATCAATGAGATTGAAGCAAAATGGAATGTAGATTTATTTGAAATTTCTAATCAAGGTAAAATGGAAAAAAGATTTGATTATGTAATAAAAACTAATAAAATGATTTATTTAATAGAAACCAATTTTTATGCTAGCAGTGGTTCAAAACTTAATGAAACTTCAAGAAGTTATAAAACTATTGCAAAAGAAGTAGATAAAATAGAAGGTGTTACTTTTGTATGGTTTACAGATGGTGAAGGTTGTAAAAGTGCCAAAAGAAATTTAGAAGAAACTTTTGATATTATGAAACATGTATATAACATAAAAGATTTAGAAAATGGAATAATTAATAAAGTAGTAGTTTAA